Within Thamnophis elegans isolate rThaEle1 chromosome 11, rThaEle1.pri, whole genome shotgun sequence, the genomic segment TTTTCCTCAATGCAATTGCAGCCCTTCACAAAACATACACCCAGCGCCATCAGGATATCTGATGTTATACCGCAGGTTTCGAGAaagcctcctccttcttctcctcctcctccttcctatgatatgatatgatattattgtgggtgttccaacgtAACTCTGGAGCTCTGGAACTCTGcaaacaaacttggtacacaactGACTTaccctctctggaaacaaatactggagtggggggggggagacacctctggtgtgtgtgtctgtgtgttccagcataactctggaacacctggcACATTAAGCAGAGCAAGTGTGCAAGTGTCCTACAATGGCAATTGTTTGTGACGTcatgggggagagagaagggagagcctgggccGTTAAGCAGAGCGAGTGCGGcctcctagagtggcaattgtttaATTGTAGATGTCAGTTCCTTTGCAGCTTCTTCTGGAAAGACAGCCATGGAGTTCCCCTCGAGTGGACCGATGGAAaagcgcctgatggatttggggcaaagtgtcaggattgtagacagggcaggaaagaggagcaggtgggggggggggagagagggcagggatgatgggcatgggagtaaggAGTATGGCTCTTTGTCAGACAAACGCTCTGACGTCTATAAATCCCCGGGCAACGGCAGGTGATCAGCTAGTATCAATGTAAAGCACAGGATGAAAGGCAGGGGCCACATCTCCTCCTAGGCCCTTTTCCTGGGCAGATTAAAGGCCCTGCAGTCTTAGCGTGCCTTATTCAGTCGCTTTTACTGGACTGCGGAAGGTCCTGGTGTTTTCTTACGAGGATTCTGCAGCCATTCAGAACCAGCAGGGCCCCTTTTGGGCTCCCACGACATCAGCTGAAATCTGACAATTTATTTCTCCCAAAGGAATATGGGAATAATAAAACTAATCACTTTTCATTCTAGGTAGACCACAAAGTCTTGCTTTGGCCTGCAGGGTTTCAAATCTTTCTAGGTTAATTGTGACTTGATGACTTTTTTACATATAAagcagacatttaaaaaaaaacaaaaaaccccagaCAAGACATAAGAACATAGGAATGGGGAAGTGTGAAACAAACAGCTAATTTCTCTTGTAACTGCAGTTGGATTACGAGATCCAGGCTAGAAAATGTCATATGACTGTTATATGGAATCAAAGAGttattggcgcagtggttaaatgcagcactgcaggctgactgctagatcagcagttcagcggttcaaatctcaccggctcagggttgactcagccttccatccttccgaggtgggtaaaatgaggacccggattgttgttgggggcgatatgctgactctgtgaaccgcttagagagggctgaaagccctatgaagcggtatataagtctaactgctattgctattgctattataattttCTGCCTGTGGGATTTTTTATGACTGTCACTTAAGGCAGTCAAGACATTTTTGTTCTGAGCATTTCAAGATTTAATTGTGGATCATTTTCAAACTTCTTTGGGGGGGATCAGAGACAAGAAGTTGTGgtaacgtggggggggggggctaatgtCAGGTTTCCTTGTCAGTGCCTACTTCgcaaaacgtctcccatacctcaCCAGGTACAACACTGGAGGGCCCGTCTCCTCTGTAGCAACTCTGTGCTCCTACTTCTTTGATGAAGGACGTCCAATTCTACTGGACAAAGTCTACTACAGACCAAATAATACTACCAATGACCTTTGGACTTCTTCCCAACTTTTAGGTAACAACGTCTGAAGTTGTGAATGTCAGTATTTCTCTTTACTTACCGCACATTGTGGCTAAAGATAGCACATTAATCTATCAAATATTAACCTATGGCAAACATGGGTGATGGACTGGAATAACCCCAGAGCAAAATAGGCACGGAGAGCCAAAGGCAGGTTGGTCATTCCTAAGCACCAGGCCCCTAGAAGCAGGGCTCACCATGTGGGACAGGACCTAGGCTGCAGACTATGGAGAGAGGCCTCATAGACAGTCCAGCACACAGGGGCAGGGTTCACGATGCATTGCAGCCAAGTGAATCATGGGGTCATTTAACGAATCCAACttcacccattgactttgctagtcagaataCAGCCAGAAAGGTAGCAAGTGGTGATCACACTACCCCAAAATGCTACCactatcataaatgcatgccggttgccaagtgctcaaacGCCGATTACACAAGCGTGGGGGGGATGCTGTGACGATCGTATCGGAGAAGGACGAttgccacttttttcaatgacattgtaaCTCCGAgcactcactaaatgaatggtggtaagttgaagactatgaTATATATCAACTAGctagggaattgtgggagttgaagtccgcatgtCATACACTTGCTAAGGTTGAGGAGCACTGCCTTGTACGGTGTATGCGTAGCATTGATTACATTATTTATTCTCGTTCTATGAATTCTTAGAGGGACATTAATTTTAATATGAGTTCTGATGAAATTTACTGTCCAGTGAGATTGCGGGTGATTTTCTGCATCTTCTCCTGTCTCTTCAAGGTCAAAGATACGGCTCCGGAAAGAGCGTGGTGATTCTCACCAGCTCTTCAACTGCCGGGACTGCCGAACAATTTGTGTCTATCATGAAGAGGCTGGGCAGAGCCTTGATCATCGGACAAAGGACCAGCGGGGGTTGCCTCCCCGCTCAGACATTCCAAGTGGACGGGACTGGCCTCTATGTCACCATCCCAACTTCTAGATCCACCATTTCTTCTGAGGACTCTTGGGAGGGCGTTGGAGTGGATCCTCACGTGGCGGTTCCCACTGAGAAATCCCTCATGCAAGCCAAAGCGATGCTTGTCTCCCACCTCCATAGTTTGAGTTAGATTAGCGGGTCCAACCAGTGGTTTGCCTGAAGGCAAAAGGGCATCcggttcctttcccttcccttgagACTAAGATTTTGGCCTTGCACATTCATGCCAGACATCATTCCAAGTCTTCTATAATACCtatagttaatagcaatagcaatagcagtagacttatataccgcttcatagggctttcagccctctctaagcggtttacagagagtcagcatattgcccccaacaatccgggtcctcattttacccacctcggaaggatggaaggctgagtcaaccctgagctggtgagatttgaaccgctgaactgctgatctagcagtagcctgcagtgctgcatttaaccactgcgccacctcggctcattaaaaGCTCGGCTCAGTTAAAAtatagaaggagaaagaggaaagcaaGAAGTATTAACCCATCCTCCTAATTTCAGACTGTGTTTCAGAATATAActtgaaatccccaaatccctagaatatatattttttaagttttaaagagAAGATACAAACTAACAAAAACtaatatagaataaaagaagaaaaaagaaagaaaagacaaattgtagggaaaaaaacaaaaaggaacagaaagaggcagtttctgattCTCTTTGCAGCAAATACAAATACAGTTACACAGTTATCTCTAATTGTAAAAAGAAAAGCTAACTtttttctattatctatttttttctaatcatcaaaactacAAATGGTAAGTGCATTTTTCTGTATCATGCAAAACCTCCATCAGGGGTGTGCAATAAGCCATAAACGCAGATGTGGTCTTTTCTCTGATCAAgaaagtcaatttagccatctctgaaaGTCCAATCATCTTCACCAAGCATTCCTTCCATAATGGGTAGTGTTGAAACAATCCATTTTTGAGCATATAATAATCTGGCTGCAactgtcattctttttttctagCTGTGTATCCATTaattccaaaataaaagcctctgggTTCAACCTTTAgcctttaaaatcttctgaattagCCTGTGTGTTTGTCTCCATTTTCCCATCGATCCATTTGTATATTGTAACCAGCATTTTTAGCCCATTTTATTATACATTTGTTCTTCTGTCTCAAATTTCAacaaaagtttatacattttagcaacaTGTTTATAATTTGTATATAACTGTCAGCACAAcctctgctttctagcctgatgcttcaCCACTAACCAATTTGGCTAgagcaatatatatttatatatagtacaatatacactgtattgccaaaagtatttgctcacaactgaatctgattatgtggatgggtgagcaaatacttttggcaatatagtgtatatttatatatagcgcAATAAAAATGATGCAATATACCCATTTTTGCAACAAATAGAATTGTTGATGTCACTTCAAGAGGCTTTGGACTACATGGAGTAATTCTTAGCTTGTCATGCCTCAGAACAAATGTCAGTTACATTTTGGAAATATAAACAAAGCAGAAAAAGTAagataaaatgcaaataaaagcaCTTTGCATTAGCatttggccattttttttttaaattaacatttataggccgcccttttccctgaggggactcagggcggcttacataagatcaggggaggggaatacaaacagtaacgtagacaaacatagagtaaaataataggcaacattcattcatcattcgggaggggcggctatccttgtccccaggcctgacgggctagccaggtcttaagggctatgcggaaggcctggacggtggtgagagtacgaatctccacggggagctcgttccaaagggtcggagctactactgaaaaggctctcctccttgtagttgccagccggcactggctggcagatggaattcggaggaggcccaatctgtgagatctaattggtcgcagggaggtaattggcagaaggcggtctctcaagtacgcagatccactaccatggagggctttatgggtgactagtagcaccttgaagcgcacccggagatcgacaggtagccagcgcagctcgcggaggataggtgttatgtgggtgaaccgaggtgcacccacaatcactcgcgcggccgcgttctggactagctgaagtcgccggatgctcttcaagggcagccccatgtagagcacattgcagtattccagcctagaggtcacaagggcccgaatACATTTTACCAATAGTTGTACAACTTTGTTTCTGATAGAGCAAATGTCTTTACAATCTTGATAGTAGGGAAATATATGGACCAAAAGCATTATGTTCATGTTTATATTAAGAATATTGATACCCAAACCGGTTCTTAAATATAACTTGAGGAGGTAAAATTGGTCCCTGAAATTGGTACTTGGAGGCAAGCTATCACCAATTCAGAGGTAAATTGAACTTTTATGCTACCAGCGCTATCCATAATCCACAATATGATGTGGTTGGGAGTAGTTTAATTTGGACTCCTGCACTGGATTTGATGACCTACGTAGATGCCTCCTGCTTCTtttattctaatcactgcgccttCATTCGAAAGCTTGCAGACAACTTGTGGGTGTGAACTGGGAAACTGGCATTTCCATCCTCACTTATTCAGTCCTTGTTGAGATACACCCACCTATCACAGCACTGTGGTGCACAACTGAAGAAGGGTGTTTTATCGCATCAGAAAAATTACATGGATTGATGGTCACCAGGAATCAAGCTTAACTTAAAATACATTTCATCCTTTACTTCAATCCTAAGCTAGGGAAGAATTTCATTCCACAATGGCTCTGATATGGAAAAAGTTGGTGCTTCAAattactaaagaaaaaaaattgttatcaatattttaatagttatgggccttttttggctcgcgtgccataagcggggggagtgcaggggggttgtgcgcaggcgtgccacacccataatgcaatgcaggaCACACACCCCCCAGCACGCGTGCGCGCATGACAAGCATaacctcagggaagcctccggaagccccctgaaggcttaaaccggccctacgagcaaacccgaAGTCCGtactgaatttccggtttgcctgcagggctggttttttgtgctccagaggctccagagaagctcctgaagcctctggagggcctcggggtggggtggggtaggctgttttctccctccccaggctcctgtaaagcctttggagcctggggagggcgaaaaatggctttaaaaaaggatgaactcagctggccagctgacagggcaacgcctcacgtgccctgaccaATGGCTCCGCTTGCCCTCTGTGGcagacgtgccataggttcgccatcctgggttTAGGGTGAAAAAAATGGATCTGCACAAAGCAAAACTTTTCTCTCTACGTGTCACTGTTTATATTTCCTTATAATTTGCATTTGCAGAGTTTCAGAACTTGAGCTATCTGAAGCTCATGTAATGTTCTTCTGAATGCTTCTACAGAAGCCCGCCTTTCACGGATTCTGGTTAAATGCAGTAAAGCCACAATGGAATTCAATCAATGTttgcacacataaacacatccaACAAGTAGACATCCACTACATCTGCAGGCTAGTTGTGCGAAGTCATGTGCCGAGACAAGTGATGTCTTTCTCGAAAATACTCCTGGCAAACAGGACAGGACAGTTTTTCCTCCCGCCTCCTTTTCCTTTGCGATTCTGTTGAGCCCTCAACCTTTTTGTGATGGGAGCGCATGTGCAGCACAAGGTCTGATGTCATGTGGAAGGAGAGGCTGCACTTTGCACACCAGTTCTGGGCCGCCATACCGAGAGGGGCGAAAGTGGGAGGCAGCAGAGCCCAGgacgcggaggaggaggagaggctgcAGCTGGAAACAGGAGCAGCCTGCGTCTGCTCACCTGCTTCCTTTGGCCACGGGGCCGAGGAGAAAGCGGACGGGTTGCTCTGGATGAGGTTGGTTGACAGCAGCTGGAAACCACCTGAATCGCTTGCCAGGAACCCGGAAGCGAGGCGGTCACTGCACGGGATGAGGTCAGTGGCAGCGATGCATTCCGACAATTTTCTTGGGGTTCCTTCCTTGATAGCCTTCAGAGGTTGAAAAACAGCCAGAGCCCCTCCATCTTCCCAGCACTTGGCTGGTTTGGTGAAAGCACTTTTGGGTTCCCCAGCAACGCTGTTGGGCCACACAAAGGAGAATGCGCTACCAGGGGAACACTGGACTGCAGCTTGGTCCAAGCCAGTCTTCCTACTACTGCCTCGTTCTGCCTCTTTGACTTTCTCTACAGACTTTCTCCTCACTTCGGTGAATGCACTCTCCTTTGGTCGCAGCACATCCTTAACTAATAGGTGTTTCCTGGTACTGAATGTCCAGCAGGGTTCCCTTAATATGTGCTCCACAGTTCTCCCATCCTTGAGCTCGCTGTAGGCAGCTTTCTTCTGTAGACTATTTGTCTTCTCAAATAACGCAGACTTTCTCTTTTGACAGCTCTCCGTTTCATGGCCGCTCATTCTCCTCCCCTCAAAGGAAGCGACCATTTTAAACTCCAAGTCCCTAGACAGATGGTGGAAGTTTGCGGATTGTTCCATAAATATGCTTTTCACCATCTTTGGGAGAAGACCTTTTGTTCAGAGCTGAAACCTATTCTTCAGAAAGCAGAAGAAATGAGCAAAGCAGCACCGGGAGGCTGTCTTGAAGTCTGGACAATCGGGTTCTAGAACGAGAGAAATCAAACAAATAATTATTGGACTGGATTCCTGGTTGGGAGAAATTTAGTAATCAAACCAAAAAAGATCTTTAATGACCTAGATTAACGCTCTGTGTTGCAAAACCATTAAAACGGTCTCTCCAGGGGCCTTGAGCAAAGGTTGCGTGCAAATCTTGCCGAGTTTTGTTGAAGGGATAATGCAGCACTGACTCACATACTTCTGGCAACAGGAGGCAAGGtttatttttactatttctttattaaacaaatgtaggTAGCTGCCCTTCACAGACAAAGGTGACTCTGGATAGTTTACGATCTTTAAAATATCTACTGCATAATAAAAGTCCATGAAAAACAGCCTGTCCCCTGCACTTCCAAACCCAGAATCAAAGGTAAATCCCTGCGCTGGTGTTTTCTACACCCTGTGACCCATCCTTgagcagggaaaggaaaggaatagaggGGAAGTTTGACCACGGATGTTAgcagaaaaggagaaacagaaaaCTCCACCTTCCGGATAAGAACTTGGGGCATCAGGCAATCCGCTGCTGTCATGAATACAAACCcattttcaggaaaaaataaaatcactTCACAAGGGCTGATACAAAAATCACACCATTCAATCCCCATCAGACATTTCCTCACCCATGCTGCCTCTTGCCTACATTGCTGAAATATTTCTAGTAAATCCTATCACCACCCTCAATTCCTTTCTGGCAGCATCCAAAAAAATGATATGGCAATATCATAAATACCAGTATTTATTTCTATGCATTCATATTTCGTTTCCTCTACAGATGAATTTCCCAAAGTGCCTGCTGAGAAGCACACATTCTaaagagactttttttaaaaaaggaaactttcTTGTACATGTTCCTTTGAAAATAATTTCATAAATAGTTTTAACATTAATTTATAGTGTAAACCTATCTACATTTTTTCAGAAGTAAAATCAGTTTATTGGCCGTCAGACTAAACTTAAACGGTTTTTCCTGTCATAATTTAGCACATTTTCCCCAGCAATAAAAATCGTACTCTGCTCATGCTTTCTTTTTCAATCATTACTCCCATTATGTCCATCGGAGCTTCATCCTTGCACGTTATAAGACGGAAGCCTCGGCCAGGTGAATACTGTAGTGAGCATCCATGTTTTAAAAAACTGCAAGTggttaagaaagaaaaagtgccCAAAACACTGTTTTCGACTAATTCCAATGTTCATGCCCCGATGACGTCCAGATTCAAGAGCAaaatgtcagtcaatgttagtcAATAAGACTAACTCGGGTTAGTCTTATTAGGATTTTATCCCGACTTCTTTATGCGGTATATACTCAGGATGGCAAAGATAGCTAACACTCCGGCCCCTTCTTTTCCCCACCCAACAACCCTGCGCGGAGGGCTCAGCCGAGAGAATGGCAGACCCACACTGAGCCGCGAAGCCGGGCTGCGGGACCGCGAGAGAGGAGCGCTCGGGAGGCGCTCGGCTTCGCCGCTCGCTGGCAGACCTACCCCGGGCGAGCGGCTCCTGTCGTACCGCCCCGGCCCTCCTGCGCAGCCCTCGCATCCCACCTCCTCCTCCGGGCTCCCCGGGAGCCGCTCTGCAGGTCCCGCCGTTCAGGCATCGCAGCGCCGGGAAAGCGGAGGGCGCGACCCGCCCCCCTGCCTGCTCGCCCGGCAGGCACCGCTTCGCCCGCGCCCTACCTGCGCACCAGAGGCCGCTCCGTCCGGCGCAGGTGGAGCCGCCGAGTACGCCGCCCAGGAGCGCCCGCCACACGCCTGGGATGGAGAGCCGCCCGGGGGGGCGGATAGGACTCAGCCTGGACTAAAGTAGGCAGGGAGCCCGAGCTTGGCGGGTGAGTCCCAGGCGGAAGGCAGAAGCGGAGGGGGCCCGGGGGGGGCACCAGGCGTCCCTGGTCAGGAAGCCCCGCGCGGCCCGGCGTCAGAGGGAGGCCAGGAAAGCTTTGTGGCGGAGCGCCTCTTCTCGGGCGTGGAAGTCCAGGTAGAGGAGTGGGCCGAGGTCCTCGGGCCCCCGAGAATCGCCCTGCGGAGCCTGAGCTGTCGCCGCGGTGGGGCTACCCGCTTCCTTGCCGCTTCCGTTGCCGTGGTCACTCCCAGTGCAGCGGCCCCGGATTTCTGCCCGGAGGGCTTTCGGAAGTCTCCGCGGCAGATGCCCCAGCCGAAGTCCCGGAGCCTTCGGGAGCAGCGGCGCTCCGCCCTCGAGAAAGGTCCCTTTGACCAGCGGCGCCCGCCCGCTTCAGCCTCTGCTCCAGGGAGCCTCTGGCCTGGAGAGAGGAgccgggggggggcggggggggctttGAGAGAGTGCCGGAACCGCCGCCTTTTCCACCCCCTGGTTCTTCTCCCCCCAGCCCACCCCCGGCTGCCCAGCCAGGCTTCCTCCAGCTCTCGGAAGGCCTCTGGCGGGGGATTCCGAAAATTGGACCCCctcgtcttaaagttgccgagattGAAGAAGGTTGGGCCGGGCAGAGGGCGGAGGCTCCTTTCCTGAGCGCTGCCttgtcctctcctccctctccccgcgGCGTGGATGAGTCCTGGCCGCGACTTTGGCGCCAGGCGTCCTTCTGCTTTTGTCTCAAGCCCAGGCGGCCGCAGGGCTTGCTCGAGCTCCGCTTTGACTGCCTTGTGTTGCTGTCCGAACAGACGGCGGTCCTGAGGGTGAACGTCGTAAACAACGGCGGCAGACCGGCTCAGCTCCTTTGGCCGCTTTTGAAGAGCAGCTGCTCGGCTTCACACCCTACAAAGTTTCCCAAGGTTCTTG encodes:
- the ZNF488 gene encoding zinc finger protein 488, which gives rise to MVKSIFMEQSANFHHLSRDLEFKMVASFEGRRMSGHETESCQKRKSALFEKTNSLQKKAAYSELKDGRTVEHILREPCWTFSTRKHLLVKDVLRPKESAFTEVRRKSVEKVKEAERGSSRKTGLDQAAVQCSPGSAFSFVWPNSVAGEPKSAFTKPAKCWEDGGALAVFQPLKAIKEGTPRKLSECIAATDLIPCSDRLASGFLASDSGGFQLLSTNLIQSNPSAFSSAPWPKEAGEQTQAAPVSSCSLSSSSASWALLPPTFAPLGMAAQNWCAKCSLSFHMTSDLVLHMRSHHKKVEGSTESQRKRRREEKLSCPVCQEYFRERHHLSRHMTSHN